The genomic interval cagaatactagaacaattcattattcaatttaatggaaccaatacttacttgattaatagcccgaatttgagtatctatatcgggtaccaacttggttatcacttttttaactccatccatgacttctctagcaacttcaggagagggtggggcaccataaagaaattgtgggttcaaaaaataccctacaattaaatttagaaacatattaatcaatagttttctaatgcaactatgcataatttaaaagttaaaataataagaaattgtatttgatttacacttaccagcagcgtgcaaatcttggtgcaactgaaaactccaccggttgtcaataattttccaataatctttgtaaaaccggcaatctttttgaatggccaacttcgccctatcaattgcctcgtatatgaagcccatggttggtttttcatcaccatcaaccaatttaagaactttcaccaagggttcttgcactttaattatatcagaggccttttgccaaaactctttgcctaagataattttcttcgaatcatatgctgggcctgattttgccattccaaatcttgagtttttccaagcatcagatgtaaacatttcccttagtgcttgtttatgcctgacaatagtctccaaagcaatgaaatttgtggcaaatcgagtgatggcagggcgaagtaactctctattatttgtgaatttcttcatgaaattcactgtccatgtgtggttgtaaataaatgaggttattgttcttgcatcttctaagaccttcttcacgttacttttcttaccaatatcttcaagaataaggtctatgcaatgagctgcacatgctgtccaatagaga from Malania oleifera isolate guangnan ecotype guangnan chromosome 9, ASM2987363v1, whole genome shotgun sequence carries:
- the LOC131164230 gene encoding uncharacterized protein LOC131164230, whose product is MDEVVEEIGEENVVQVVTDNEAAMKAGGKLLMQKRPNLYWTACAAHCIDLILEDIGKKSNVKKVLEDARTITSFIYNHTWTVNFMKKFTNNRELLRPAITRFATNFIALETIVRHKQALREMFTSDAWKNSRFGMAKSGPAYDSKKIILGKEFWQKASDIIKVQEPLVKVLKLVDGDEKPTMGFIYEAIDRAKLAIQKDCRFYKDYWKIIDNRWSFQLHQDLHAAGKCKSNTISYYFNF